A single Stigmatopora argus isolate UIUO_Sarg chromosome 7, RoL_Sarg_1.0, whole genome shotgun sequence DNA region contains:
- the acox1 gene encoding peroxisomal acyl-coenzyme A oxidase 1 isoform X3 yields MNPDILNERQKATFDVENLTHILHGGPDKTKRRREIESMVLSDPDFKEEDPNFLSRSERYDQAVKKSAQMILKLREYGIADPEEIYCYKRMFRGNFQEAMVLHFTMFVPTLYGQCDPEQCKKWLPLAESCQALGTYAQTELGHGTHLRGLETTATYDPATEEFVLNSPTVSSIKWWPGGLGKTSNHAIVLAQLYTQGKCNGLHAFIVPIRDMNTHKPLPGIVVGDIGPKFGFNEVDNGFLKLDHVRIPRENMLMKYAKVDPDGTYIKPPSAKLTYGTMVFIRSMIVGESARALAKSSTIAIRYSSVRHQSEIRPGEPEPQILDYQTQQYKLFPVLAMAYAFTFVGQYMNQTYHRITGDINQGDFSELPELHALSAGLKAFTTWAANSAIEVCRMSCGGHGYSRSSALPDIYVEFTPTCTYEGENTVMMLQTARYLMKSYRQARTGQRLHGIVSYLNEADQQRIQPQPVAGRSTGVDINDLSELVELYKLRAATLVELAAKSIQKERQHRSQEDAWNNSAIDLVRASDAHCHYVVVKLFADKLGEIDAASIHSVLLTLARLYALHGISNNSGDFLQAGLLNGSQVLQIANRVKELLSELRPNAVALVDAFDFHDKLLNSVLGRYDGNVYEHMFEWARRSPLNSTEVHESYHKYLKPLRSKL; encoded by the exons ATGAACCCGGACATTCTAAACGAGAGGCAGAAGGCGACCTTTGACGTCGAGAATCTCACCCACATTTTACACGGAGGCCCAGACAAGACGAAGAGGAGACGAGAAATCG AGTCAATGGTCCTGAGTGATCCAGACTTCAAGGAGGAGGACCCGAACTTTCTGTCCCGCAGTGAGCGCTATGACCAAGCTGTTAAAAAGAGTGCGCAAATGATCCTCAAACTCCGAGAGTATGGTATTGCCGACCCGGAGGAGATCTACTGCTATAAGAG AATGTTTCGAGGCAACTTTCAGGAGGCAATGGTACTCCACTTTACCATGTTTGTTCCAACCCTGTATGGCCAATGTGACCCTGAGCAGTGCAAGAAATGGTTACCTCTAGCTGAATCCTGCCAGGCCCTTGGCACATATGCTCAAACTGAGCTAGGTCACG GAACACATCTCAGAGGACTGGAAACCACTGCTACATATGACCCAGCCACAGAGGAGTTTGTTCTAAACAGTCCCACTGTCAGCTCCATCAAATGGTGGCCTGGAGGCC TTGGGAAGACCTCAAACCATGCAATTGTACTTGCCCAGCTCTATACTCAGGGAAAATGCAATGGTTTGCATGCCTTCATCGTACCTATCCGTGATATGAACACTCACAAACCGCTTCCAG GTATTGTTGTTGGGGATATCGGGCCCAAATTTGGTTTCAATGAAGTTGACAATGGCTTTTTGAAACTTGACCACGTGCGAATTCCACGGGAGAACATGCTCATGAAATATGCTAAG GTGGATCCAGATGGCACCTACATCAAGCCGCCTAGCGCCAAGTTGACCTATGGCACCATGGTTTTCATCCGTTCCATGATTGTGGGCGAGTCTGCTCGGGCCCTGGCGAAATCCAGCACCATCGCTATCCGCTACAGTTCAGTCCGCCACCAGTCTGAAATACGGCCTGG CGAGCCAGAGCCTCAAATCCTCGACTACCAGACGCAGCAGTACAAACTGTTCCCTGTTCTTGCTATGGCCTATGCCTTCACTTTTGTCGGCCAGTACATGAACCAAACGTACCACCGCATTACCGGGGACATCAATCAGGGAGACTTTAGTGAGCTGCCAGAG CTTCATGCACTGTCTGCGGGTCTGAAGGCTTTCACCACGTGGGCTGCGAACTCCGCCATTGAAGTGTGCCGAATGTCGTGTGGAGGTCACGGCTATTCCCGCAGCAGTGCCTTACCAGACATATATGTTGAGTTCACCCCAACCTGCACCTACGAGGGAGAGAACACCGTCATGATGCTGCAAACCGCGAG ATACTTAATGAAGAGCTACCGGCAGGCTAGAACAGGTCAGCGGTTGCATGGAATCGTGTCGTACCTGAATGAGGCTGACCAGCAGAGAATCCAACCGCAGCCCGTCGCCGGAAGATCGACTGGAGTCGATATTAACGACCTGTCCGAGCTGGTGGAGCTCTACAAACTACGAGCCGCTAC TCTTGTTGAGTTGGCAGCCAAAAGCATCCAAAAGGAGCGGCAACACAGGAGCCAGGAGGATGCCTGGAATAATAGTGCTATCGACCTGGTCAGAGCTTCTGAT GCCCACTGCCACTATGTCGTAGTGAAGCTATTTGCTGACAAGTTGGGAGAGATTGATGCAGCTTCCATTCATTCAGTGCTGTTGACGCTAGCTCGCCTGTATGCCCTTCACGGCATCTCAAACAACTCTGGAGACTTTCTTCAG GCTGGACTGTTGAATGGGTCCCAGGTACTGCAAATTGCTAATCGTGTCAAGGAGCTGCTTTCTGAGCTGAGGCCAAACGCTGTGGCACTGGTAGATGCCTTCGATTTCCACGACAAGCTGCTGAATTCAGTCTTGGGGAGATATGACGGGAATGTCTACGAGCACATGTTTGAATGGGCTCGTAGATCACCCTTGAACTCTACAGAG GTGCACGAGTCCTATCACAAGTATCTGAAGCCCTTGAGGTCCAAACTGTAA
- the acox1 gene encoding peroxisomal acyl-coenzyme A oxidase 1 isoform X1 — protein MNPDILNERQKATFDVENLTHILHGGPDKTKRRREIESMVLSDPDFKEEDPNFLSRSERYDQAVKKSAQMILKLREYGIADPEEIYCYKRMFGGNFQEAMGLHFAMFVPTLYGQCDPEQCKKWLPLAESCQALGTYAQTELGHGTHLRGLETTATYDPATEEFVLNSPTVSSIKWWPGGLGKTSNHAIVLAQLYTQGKCNGLHAFIVPIRDMNTHKPLPGIVVGDIGPKFGFNEVDNGFLKLDHVRIPRENMLMKYAKVDPDGTYIKPPSAKLTYGTMVFIRSMIVGESARALAKSSTIAIRYSSVRHQSEIRPGEPEPQILDYQTQQYKLFPVLAMAYAFTFVGQYMNQTYHRITGDINQGDFSELPELHALSAGLKAFTTWAANSAIEVCRMSCGGHGYSRSSALPDIYVEFTPTCTYEGENTVMMLQTARYLMKSYRQARTGQRLHGIVSYLNEADQQRIQPQPVAGRSTGVDINDLSELVELYKLRAATLVELAAKSIQKERQHRSQEDAWNNSAIDLVRASDAHCHYVVVKLFADKLGEIDAASIHSVLLTLARLYALHGISNNSGDFLQAGLLNGSQVLQIANRVKELLSELRPNAVALVDAFDFHDKLLNSVLGRYDGNVYEHMFEWARRSPLNSTEVHESYHKYLKPLRSKL, from the exons ATGAACCCGGACATTCTAAACGAGAGGCAGAAGGCGACCTTTGACGTCGAGAATCTCACCCACATTTTACACGGAGGCCCAGACAAGACGAAGAGGAGACGAGAAATCG AGTCAATGGTCCTGAGTGATCCAGACTTCAAGGAGGAGGACCCGAACTTTCTGTCCCGCAGTGAGCGCTATGACCAAGCTGTTAAAAAGAGTGCGCAAATGATCCTCAAACTCCGAGAGTATGGTATTGCCGACCCGGAGGAGATCTACTGCTATAAGAG AATGTTTGGAGGCAACTTTCAGGAGGCAATGGGACTCCACTTTGCCATGTTTGTTCCAACCCTGTATGGCCAATGTGACCCTGAGCAGTGCAAGAAATGGTTACCTCTAGCAGAATCCTGCCAGGCTCTTGGCACATATGCTCAAACTGAGCTGGGTCACG GAACACATCTCAGAGGACTGGAAACCACTGCTACATATGACCCAGCCACAGAGGAGTTTGTTCTAAACAGTCCCACTGTCAGCTCCATCAAATGGTGGCCTGGAGGCC TTGGGAAGACCTCAAACCATGCAATTGTACTTGCCCAGCTCTATACTCAGGGAAAATGCAATGGTTTGCATGCCTTCATCGTACCTATCCGTGATATGAACACTCACAAACCGCTTCCAG GTATTGTTGTTGGGGATATCGGGCCCAAATTTGGTTTCAATGAAGTTGACAATGGCTTTTTGAAACTTGACCACGTGCGAATTCCACGGGAGAACATGCTCATGAAATATGCTAAG GTGGATCCAGATGGCACCTACATCAAGCCGCCTAGCGCCAAGTTGACCTATGGCACCATGGTTTTCATCCGTTCCATGATTGTGGGCGAGTCTGCTCGGGCCCTGGCGAAATCCAGCACCATCGCTATCCGCTACAGTTCAGTCCGCCACCAGTCTGAAATACGGCCTGG CGAGCCAGAGCCTCAAATCCTCGACTACCAGACGCAGCAGTACAAACTGTTCCCTGTTCTTGCTATGGCCTATGCCTTCACTTTTGTCGGCCAGTACATGAACCAAACGTACCACCGCATTACCGGGGACATCAATCAGGGAGACTTTAGTGAGCTGCCAGAG CTTCATGCACTGTCTGCGGGTCTGAAGGCTTTCACCACGTGGGCTGCGAACTCCGCCATTGAAGTGTGCCGAATGTCGTGTGGAGGTCACGGCTATTCCCGCAGCAGTGCCTTACCAGACATATATGTTGAGTTCACCCCAACCTGCACCTACGAGGGAGAGAACACCGTCATGATGCTGCAAACCGCGAG ATACTTAATGAAGAGCTACCGGCAGGCTAGAACAGGTCAGCGGTTGCATGGAATCGTGTCGTACCTGAATGAGGCTGACCAGCAGAGAATCCAACCGCAGCCCGTCGCCGGAAGATCGACTGGAGTCGATATTAACGACCTGTCCGAGCTGGTGGAGCTCTACAAACTACGAGCCGCTAC TCTTGTTGAGTTGGCAGCCAAAAGCATCCAAAAGGAGCGGCAACACAGGAGCCAGGAGGATGCCTGGAATAATAGTGCTATCGACCTGGTCAGAGCTTCTGAT GCCCACTGCCACTATGTCGTAGTGAAGCTATTTGCTGACAAGTTGGGAGAGATTGATGCAGCTTCCATTCATTCAGTGCTGTTGACGCTAGCTCGCCTGTATGCCCTTCACGGCATCTCAAACAACTCTGGAGACTTTCTTCAG GCTGGACTGTTGAATGGGTCCCAGGTACTGCAAATTGCTAATCGTGTCAAGGAGCTGCTTTCTGAGCTGAGGCCAAACGCTGTGGCACTGGTAGATGCCTTCGATTTCCACGACAAGCTGCTGAATTCAGTCTTGGGGAGATATGACGGGAATGTCTACGAGCACATGTTTGAATGGGCTCGTAGATCACCCTTGAACTCTACAGAG GTGCACGAGTCCTATCACAAGTATCTGAAGCCCTTGAGGTCCAAACTGTAA
- the acox1 gene encoding peroxisomal acyl-coenzyme A oxidase 1 isoform X2 codes for MNPDILNERQKATFDVENLTHILHGGPDKTKRRREIESMVLSDPDFKEEDPNFLSRSERYDQAVKKSAQMILKLREYGIADPEEIYCYKSCVHPGRPDPFDLHLGMFLPTLLNQATSEQMDRFFMPAWNLEIIGTYAQTEMGHGTHLRGLETTATYDPATEEFVLNSPTVSSIKWWPGGLGKTSNHAIVLAQLYTQGKCNGLHAFIVPIRDMNTHKPLPGIVVGDIGPKFGFNEVDNGFLKLDHVRIPRENMLMKYAKVDPDGTYIKPPSAKLTYGTMVFIRSMIVGESARALAKSSTIAIRYSSVRHQSEIRPGEPEPQILDYQTQQYKLFPVLAMAYAFTFVGQYMNQTYHRITGDINQGDFSELPELHALSAGLKAFTTWAANSAIEVCRMSCGGHGYSRSSALPDIYVEFTPTCTYEGENTVMMLQTARYLMKSYRQARTGQRLHGIVSYLNEADQQRIQPQPVAGRSTGVDINDLSELVELYKLRAATLVELAAKSIQKERQHRSQEDAWNNSAIDLVRASDAHCHYVVVKLFADKLGEIDAASIHSVLLTLARLYALHGISNNSGDFLQAGLLNGSQVLQIANRVKELLSELRPNAVALVDAFDFHDKLLNSVLGRYDGNVYEHMFEWARRSPLNSTEVHESYHKYLKPLRSKL; via the exons ATGAACCCGGACATTCTAAACGAGAGGCAGAAGGCGACCTTTGACGTCGAGAATCTCACCCACATTTTACACGGAGGCCCAGACAAGACGAAGAGGAGACGAGAAATCG AGTCAATGGTCCTGAGTGATCCAGACTTCAAGGAGGAGGACCCGAACTTTCTGTCCCGCAGTGAGCGCTATGACCAAGCTGTTAAAAAGAGTGCGCAAATGATCCTCAAACTCCGAGAGTATGGTATTGCCGACCCGGAGGAGATCTACTGCTATAAGAG CTGCGTGCACCCCGGCAGACCCGATCCTTTTGATCTGCATCTCGGAATGTTCCTGCCCACACTGCTCAACCAGGCCACTTCAGAACAAATGGACCGCTTCTTCATGCCTGCCTGGAACCTAGAGATCATCGGCACCTACGCTCAGACTGAGATGGGCCACG GAACACATCTCAGAGGACTGGAAACCACTGCTACATATGACCCAGCCACAGAGGAGTTTGTTCTAAACAGTCCCACTGTCAGCTCCATCAAATGGTGGCCTGGAGGCC TTGGGAAGACCTCAAACCATGCAATTGTACTTGCCCAGCTCTATACTCAGGGAAAATGCAATGGTTTGCATGCCTTCATCGTACCTATCCGTGATATGAACACTCACAAACCGCTTCCAG GTATTGTTGTTGGGGATATCGGGCCCAAATTTGGTTTCAATGAAGTTGACAATGGCTTTTTGAAACTTGACCACGTGCGAATTCCACGGGAGAACATGCTCATGAAATATGCTAAG GTGGATCCAGATGGCACCTACATCAAGCCGCCTAGCGCCAAGTTGACCTATGGCACCATGGTTTTCATCCGTTCCATGATTGTGGGCGAGTCTGCTCGGGCCCTGGCGAAATCCAGCACCATCGCTATCCGCTACAGTTCAGTCCGCCACCAGTCTGAAATACGGCCTGG CGAGCCAGAGCCTCAAATCCTCGACTACCAGACGCAGCAGTACAAACTGTTCCCTGTTCTTGCTATGGCCTATGCCTTCACTTTTGTCGGCCAGTACATGAACCAAACGTACCACCGCATTACCGGGGACATCAATCAGGGAGACTTTAGTGAGCTGCCAGAG CTTCATGCACTGTCTGCGGGTCTGAAGGCTTTCACCACGTGGGCTGCGAACTCCGCCATTGAAGTGTGCCGAATGTCGTGTGGAGGTCACGGCTATTCCCGCAGCAGTGCCTTACCAGACATATATGTTGAGTTCACCCCAACCTGCACCTACGAGGGAGAGAACACCGTCATGATGCTGCAAACCGCGAG ATACTTAATGAAGAGCTACCGGCAGGCTAGAACAGGTCAGCGGTTGCATGGAATCGTGTCGTACCTGAATGAGGCTGACCAGCAGAGAATCCAACCGCAGCCCGTCGCCGGAAGATCGACTGGAGTCGATATTAACGACCTGTCCGAGCTGGTGGAGCTCTACAAACTACGAGCCGCTAC TCTTGTTGAGTTGGCAGCCAAAAGCATCCAAAAGGAGCGGCAACACAGGAGCCAGGAGGATGCCTGGAATAATAGTGCTATCGACCTGGTCAGAGCTTCTGAT GCCCACTGCCACTATGTCGTAGTGAAGCTATTTGCTGACAAGTTGGGAGAGATTGATGCAGCTTCCATTCATTCAGTGCTGTTGACGCTAGCTCGCCTGTATGCCCTTCACGGCATCTCAAACAACTCTGGAGACTTTCTTCAG GCTGGACTGTTGAATGGGTCCCAGGTACTGCAAATTGCTAATCGTGTCAAGGAGCTGCTTTCTGAGCTGAGGCCAAACGCTGTGGCACTGGTAGATGCCTTCGATTTCCACGACAAGCTGCTGAATTCAGTCTTGGGGAGATATGACGGGAATGTCTACGAGCACATGTTTGAATGGGCTCGTAGATCACCCTTGAACTCTACAGAG GTGCACGAGTCCTATCACAAGTATCTGAAGCCCTTGAGGTCCAAACTGTAA
- the acox1 gene encoding peroxisomal acyl-coenzyme A oxidase 1 isoform X4, translating to MVLPTRRRSTAIRGTHLRGLETTATYDPATEEFVLNSPTVSSIKWWPGGLGKTSNHAIVLAQLYTQGKCNGLHAFIVPIRDMNTHKPLPGIVVGDIGPKFGFNEVDNGFLKLDHVRIPRENMLMKYAKVDPDGTYIKPPSAKLTYGTMVFIRSMIVGESARALAKSSTIAIRYSSVRHQSEIRPGEPEPQILDYQTQQYKLFPVLAMAYAFTFVGQYMNQTYHRITGDINQGDFSELPELHALSAGLKAFTTWAANSAIEVCRMSCGGHGYSRSSALPDIYVEFTPTCTYEGENTVMMLQTARYLMKSYRQARTGQRLHGIVSYLNEADQQRIQPQPVAGRSTGVDINDLSELVELYKLRAATLVELAAKSIQKERQHRSQEDAWNNSAIDLVRASDAHCHYVVVKLFADKLGEIDAASIHSVLLTLARLYALHGISNNSGDFLQAGLLNGSQVLQIANRVKELLSELRPNAVALVDAFDFHDKLLNSVLGRYDGNVYEHMFEWARRSPLNSTEVHESYHKYLKPLRSKL from the exons ATGGTATTGCCGACCCGGAGGAGATCTACTGCTATAAGAG GAACACATCTCAGAGGACTGGAAACCACTGCTACATATGACCCAGCCACAGAGGAGTTTGTTCTAAACAGTCCCACTGTCAGCTCCATCAAATGGTGGCCTGGAGGCC TTGGGAAGACCTCAAACCATGCAATTGTACTTGCCCAGCTCTATACTCAGGGAAAATGCAATGGTTTGCATGCCTTCATCGTACCTATCCGTGATATGAACACTCACAAACCGCTTCCAG GTATTGTTGTTGGGGATATCGGGCCCAAATTTGGTTTCAATGAAGTTGACAATGGCTTTTTGAAACTTGACCACGTGCGAATTCCACGGGAGAACATGCTCATGAAATATGCTAAG GTGGATCCAGATGGCACCTACATCAAGCCGCCTAGCGCCAAGTTGACCTATGGCACCATGGTTTTCATCCGTTCCATGATTGTGGGCGAGTCTGCTCGGGCCCTGGCGAAATCCAGCACCATCGCTATCCGCTACAGTTCAGTCCGCCACCAGTCTGAAATACGGCCTGG CGAGCCAGAGCCTCAAATCCTCGACTACCAGACGCAGCAGTACAAACTGTTCCCTGTTCTTGCTATGGCCTATGCCTTCACTTTTGTCGGCCAGTACATGAACCAAACGTACCACCGCATTACCGGGGACATCAATCAGGGAGACTTTAGTGAGCTGCCAGAG CTTCATGCACTGTCTGCGGGTCTGAAGGCTTTCACCACGTGGGCTGCGAACTCCGCCATTGAAGTGTGCCGAATGTCGTGTGGAGGTCACGGCTATTCCCGCAGCAGTGCCTTACCAGACATATATGTTGAGTTCACCCCAACCTGCACCTACGAGGGAGAGAACACCGTCATGATGCTGCAAACCGCGAG ATACTTAATGAAGAGCTACCGGCAGGCTAGAACAGGTCAGCGGTTGCATGGAATCGTGTCGTACCTGAATGAGGCTGACCAGCAGAGAATCCAACCGCAGCCCGTCGCCGGAAGATCGACTGGAGTCGATATTAACGACCTGTCCGAGCTGGTGGAGCTCTACAAACTACGAGCCGCTAC TCTTGTTGAGTTGGCAGCCAAAAGCATCCAAAAGGAGCGGCAACACAGGAGCCAGGAGGATGCCTGGAATAATAGTGCTATCGACCTGGTCAGAGCTTCTGAT GCCCACTGCCACTATGTCGTAGTGAAGCTATTTGCTGACAAGTTGGGAGAGATTGATGCAGCTTCCATTCATTCAGTGCTGTTGACGCTAGCTCGCCTGTATGCCCTTCACGGCATCTCAAACAACTCTGGAGACTTTCTTCAG GCTGGACTGTTGAATGGGTCCCAGGTACTGCAAATTGCTAATCGTGTCAAGGAGCTGCTTTCTGAGCTGAGGCCAAACGCTGTGGCACTGGTAGATGCCTTCGATTTCCACGACAAGCTGCTGAATTCAGTCTTGGGGAGATATGACGGGAATGTCTACGAGCACATGTTTGAATGGGCTCGTAGATCACCCTTGAACTCTACAGAG GTGCACGAGTCCTATCACAAGTATCTGAAGCCCTTGAGGTCCAAACTGTAA
- the LOC144077913 gene encoding chymotrypsin A-like, with protein sequence MAFLWILSCLAFVSAAYGCGTPAIPPAITGYSRIVNGEEAVPHSWPWQVSLQDYTGFHFCGGSLVNENWVVTAAHCNVRTSHRVVVGEHDRSSTAEDIQVLRVGKVFKHPRYNGFTTNNDILLIKLATPVQMNMRVSPVCLAESSDNFAAGTRCVTTGWGLTRHDAPDTPALLQQASLPLLSKDQCRRFWGNRITSLMICAGASGVSSCMGDSGGPLVCQKGGAWTLVGIVSWGSGTCTPSRPGVYARVTELRAWMDQIIAAN encoded by the exons GCTGCGGCACCCCTGCCATCCCTCCCGCCATCACGGGTTACTCTCGTATCGTCAACGGCGAGGAGGCTGTGCCGCACTCCTGGCCCTGGCAGGTGTCCCTGCAG GACTACACTGGTTTCCACTTCTGCGGTGGATCCCTGGTCAACGAGAACTGGGTGGTGACGGCCGCCCACTGCAACGTCAG GACTTCCCATCGCGTGGTTGTGGGCGAGCACGACCGCTCATCTACCGCCGAGGACATCCAAGTCCTTAGGGTCGGCAAG GTCTTCAAGCACCCACGCTACAATGGCTTCACCACCAACAACGACATCCTGCTCATcaagttggccacccctgtccaAATGAACATGCGCGTATCACCCGTCTGCTTGGCCGAGTCTAGCGACAACTTCGCCGCAGGCACCCGGTGCGTCACCACCGGCTGGGGACTGACCCGCCACgatg CCCCCGACACGCCGGCCCTCCTCCAGCAGGCCTCCTTGCCACTCCTGAGCAAAGACCAGTGCCGTAGATTCTGGGGTAACAGGATCACCAGCCTGATGATCTGCGCCGGAGCCTCTGGAGTTTCATCCTGCATG GGCGATTCCGGTGGCCCCCTGGTCTGCCAGAAGGGAGGTGCCTGGACCCTGGTTGGCATTGTGTCCTGGGGAAGCGGAACGTGCACGCCTAGCAGGCCTGGTGTCTACGCCCGTGTCACCGAGCTGCGCGCCTGGATGGACCAGATCATCGCTGCCAACTAA